A single Tachypleus tridentatus isolate NWPU-2018 chromosome 9, ASM421037v1, whole genome shotgun sequence DNA region contains:
- the LOC143227544 gene encoding protein pellino-like yields MDESVGDLEYNGSLPQGEKGRRRSKFVLYKRPVPNGVKKSIHYVVKQPQSSKAILDSTQHSISYTLSRSQAVIVEYMLDEETDMFQIGRSSECPIDFVVMDTIPGDKAGDCKVTQSTISRFACRFLVERNGTHTGRVFAAGFDSSRNIFLGEKATKWQHNSEIDGLTTNGILILHPHGSFCGGSLPGVWREISVDLRSLCPESLTDADYTTERNKICFFTRPLLSRTTPQKGTKIEDETNELQDGTLIDLCGATLLWRSSDGLNNSPTRKHLEEMIDELNAGRPQCPVGLNTLVIPRKSTISYNEKQPYVYLICGHVQGLHDWGQDKNSDGRTCPMCLKVGPIVKLCMGIEPAFYVDSGPPTFAFNPCGHMASEQTVKYWASVPIPHGTNGFQATCPFCATPLFGDPGYVRLIFQDHVD; encoded by the exons ATGGATGAATCAGTTGGAGatctaga ATATAATGGTTCCTTGCCACAAGGTGAAAAAGGCAGACGAAGAAGCAAATTCGTCTTGTATAAACGGCCAGTACCTAACGGAGTTAAAAAATCTATACATTATGTGGTTAAACAGCCTCAGTCCTCAAAg GCAATCTTGGATAGTACACAACACTCCATTTCATACACATTGTCTCGAAGTCAGGCTGTGATTGTGGAGTACATGCTGGATGAAGAAACTGACATGTTTCAG ATTGGAAGGTCGTCAGAATGTCCAATTGACTTTGTGGTGATGGATACAATTCCTGGTGACAAAGCCGGAGACTGCAAAGTTACACAGAGCACAATCTCAAGGTTTGCTTGCCGATTTCTCGTAGAACGAAATGGAACTCACACAGGAAGAGTTTTTGCTGCTGGCTTTGATTCTTCCAGGAACATATTTTTGGGG GAGAAGGCCACCAAGTGGCAGCACAATAGTGAAATTGATGGGCTCACTACAAATGGGATTCTAATTCTTCATCCACATGGATCCTTCTGTGGTGGATCCTTGCCTGGCGTGTGGAGAGAAATCTCGGTTGATCTGAGGAGTCTATGCCCCGAGAGTCTCACAGATGCAgactacaccacagaaaggaacaaaa tctgcttCTTTACAAGACCCTTATTGTCTCgcactacaccacagaaaggaacaaaa ATTGAAGATGAAACTAATGAATTACAAGATGGAACATTAATTGATCTGTGTGGAGCAACATTATTGTGGCGTTCTTCAGATGGATTGAATAACTCTCCT ACTAGAAAACATCTAGAGGAAATGATAGATGAACTTAATGCTGGTAGACCTCAGTGTCCAGTAGGGCTGAACACACTAGTTATTCCTCGCAAATCCACCATATCATATAATGAGAAACAGCCGTACGTATACCTGATATGTGGCCATGTACAAGGTCTTCATGACTGGGGACAGGACAAGAACTCTGATGGCAGAACTTGTCCAATGTGTTTAAAA GTTGGGCCTATTGTTAAACTTTGTATGGGAATTGAGCCGGCCTTTTATGTGGACAGTGGTCCTCCAACGTTTGCCTTTAATCCATGTGGTCATATGGCATCGGAACAAACTGTTAA GTACTGGGCTTCTGTACCTATCCCACATGGCACCAATGGTTTCCAGGCAACATGTCCATTTTGTGCAACCCCCCTCTTCGGTGACCCTGGCTATGTCAGACTCATTTTTCAAGACCATGTTGACTGA